One region of Sulfuriroseicoccus oceanibius genomic DNA includes:
- the ispG gene encoding (E)-4-hydroxy-3-methylbut-2-enyl-diphosphate synthase, producing the protein MSTESSAIRAPWQNPYRYNRRKTREVMVGGVGVGGDNPIRIQSMITSDTLDTEASVAQVLELAEAGCEVVRITAQTKRHAANLENIVGQVRAQGCEVPIVADIHFKPDAALEAVKWVDKVRVNPGNYADKKKFAVIEYSDEEYADELARIEEQFAPLVVECKERGVAMRIGTNHGSLSDRIMNRYGDTPLGMVESALEFARIARKHDYHSFVFSMKASNPKVMIEAYRLLVSHLDAQGDDWNYPIHLGVTEAGDGEDGRIKSAIGIGSLLEDGIGDTIRVSLTEDAIHEIPVARAIAAHYNELQEESTEGASTEVAFNPFEYRRRASDKIEIGGIPTGGGELVRVVTTEDRYDQVKDRIEDLGEFQPEIVYEDSGVVEIDPRDDDEVEKVNALEESVLVTVRDDVDMRAIPAFRLLADRVDERHPVLLKDTLNYQAVSETGAPDFLDTMLRASTRMGALLCDGIGDAVLVRGEPGTGASLRLAYNILQAAGARIFKTDYVACPSCGRTLFNLQTTTQKIREATGHLKGVRIAVMGCIVNGPGEMADADFGYVGGAPNKINLYVGKTAVKFNIPQDEAVDRLIDLIREHGKWVDPPEKA; encoded by the coding sequence ATGAGCACCGAATCGTCCGCTATCCGCGCACCTTGGCAAAACCCATACCGCTACAACCGCCGCAAGACCCGTGAGGTCATGGTGGGGGGAGTCGGTGTGGGCGGAGACAATCCGATCCGCATCCAGTCGATGATCACGTCCGATACCCTGGACACCGAAGCCTCAGTGGCACAGGTGCTGGAGCTGGCCGAGGCCGGCTGCGAGGTAGTGCGGATCACGGCGCAGACCAAACGCCACGCGGCGAACCTGGAGAACATTGTGGGCCAGGTGCGTGCGCAGGGCTGCGAGGTCCCGATTGTGGCGGACATTCACTTCAAGCCCGATGCCGCGCTCGAAGCGGTGAAGTGGGTGGACAAAGTGCGGGTCAACCCAGGCAACTACGCGGACAAGAAGAAGTTCGCGGTGATCGAGTACAGCGACGAGGAATACGCCGACGAGCTGGCCCGGATCGAGGAGCAGTTCGCTCCGCTGGTGGTCGAGTGCAAGGAACGCGGCGTGGCGATGCGCATTGGCACCAACCACGGGTCGCTTTCCGACCGCATCATGAACCGCTACGGCGATACCCCGCTGGGTATGGTTGAGAGCGCGCTCGAGTTTGCCCGCATCGCACGCAAGCACGACTACCACAGCTTTGTCTTCTCGATGAAGGCGAGTAACCCGAAGGTCATGATCGAGGCGTACCGCTTGTTGGTTTCGCACCTCGACGCGCAGGGCGACGACTGGAACTATCCAATCCACCTCGGAGTGACCGAAGCCGGTGACGGCGAAGACGGGCGTATCAAGAGCGCGATCGGTATTGGTTCGTTGTTGGAAGATGGAATCGGCGACACCATCCGCGTGTCGTTGACCGAAGATGCGATCCACGAGATTCCGGTGGCGCGTGCGATTGCCGCCCACTACAACGAGCTGCAGGAAGAGTCGACCGAGGGCGCGAGCACTGAGGTGGCTTTCAACCCATTCGAGTACCGCCGCCGCGCGTCTGACAAGATCGAGATTGGTGGAATCCCAACCGGTGGCGGCGAGCTCGTGCGCGTGGTCACGACCGAGGACCGCTACGACCAGGTGAAAGACCGGATCGAAGATCTGGGCGAGTTCCAGCCGGAGATCGTGTACGAAGATTCCGGCGTGGTGGAGATCGATCCACGGGACGACGACGAGGTGGAGAAAGTGAACGCCCTGGAGGAATCGGTGCTGGTGACGGTGCGCGACGATGTGGATATGCGCGCGATCCCGGCATTCCGCTTGCTGGCTGACCGCGTGGACGAGCGTCACCCTGTGTTGCTCAAGGACACGCTGAACTATCAGGCGGTGAGCGAGACCGGTGCTCCGGACTTCCTTGATACGATGTTGCGTGCATCTACCCGGATGGGTGCGCTGCTTTGTGACGGCATCGGTGATGCGGTGTTGGTGCGTGGCGAGCCGGGAACCGGCGCGTCATTGCGCTTGGCTTACAACATTCTGCAAGCCGCTGGAGCCCGCATTTTCAAGACTGACTACGTGGCGTGCCCGAGCTGTGGCCGTACGCTCTTCAACCTGCAAACCACAACCCAGAAGATCCGCGAAGCGACTGGTCACCTTAAAGGTGTGCGCATCGCTGTGATGGGCTGCATCGTGAATGGTCCGGGTGAAATGGCGGACGCCGACTTCGGCTACGTCGGGGGCGCTCCAAACAAGATCAACCTCTACGTGGGCAAAACCGCGGTGAAGTTCAACATCCCGCAGGATGAGGCGGTGGATCGCCTGATCGACCTCATCCGCGAACACGGGAAGTGGGTGGACCCTCCGGAAAAGGCTTAA
- the rseP gene encoding RIP metalloprotease RseP, producing the protein MDALISIGKVALTIFEVVLLFNLMIVVHELGHYWAAKWRGLKVDRFQIWFGKPLWHKEVNGVKWGLGWIPAGGFVALPQMAPMETIEGGDASQRDALPKISPLDKIIVAFAGPLFSLLLAVVLAVIVNLVGTPMYTAEKTTTVGWVAEDSGAEEAGMQRGDKILKINDTPVDGWYASAGGVMSEVAFSEGPTVDVTVIPVGQTEPVVRTVPVAEKEKSGWFDRGMVRRLEIDGAVEAVVAGVTKGGPAERAGMLAGDRVVAVNDQPIEYSYQVTPFVDESEGKELTITVSRKLPQNEGVVLQTLKVTPQQPLSPEVLTERYMLGLGWGAGERTIEHPSVGSQISRSATAIFKMFGALLSPTSDVGVKDMGGPVAIGRGFYAMLSDDGWMKALALAVLINVNLAILNMMPLPVLDGGHIVMAIGEWIRKKPMSGRVLEVVQTGFAIALLSLMAYLTILDTKSFFGGGTREPLVFPQPEGVEEAPSEAAAQ; encoded by the coding sequence ATGGATGCATTGATCTCAATTGGAAAGGTTGCGCTGACGATTTTTGAAGTGGTTTTGTTGTTCAACCTAATGATCGTGGTTCACGAGCTGGGTCATTATTGGGCGGCGAAGTGGCGTGGGTTGAAGGTGGACCGGTTCCAGATTTGGTTCGGCAAGCCGCTGTGGCACAAGGAAGTGAACGGTGTGAAGTGGGGGCTTGGTTGGATTCCGGCGGGTGGCTTTGTGGCGTTGCCGCAGATGGCGCCAATGGAGACCATCGAGGGTGGGGATGCCTCTCAGCGCGATGCGTTGCCGAAGATTTCGCCGCTGGACAAGATTATCGTGGCGTTTGCCGGGCCTTTGTTCAGTTTGCTGTTGGCTGTGGTGCTGGCGGTGATTGTGAACCTGGTGGGAACGCCGATGTACACCGCGGAAAAGACCACGACGGTCGGCTGGGTGGCTGAGGATTCAGGGGCAGAAGAGGCCGGAATGCAGCGTGGCGACAAGATTTTGAAGATCAACGACACGCCGGTGGACGGGTGGTATGCCTCCGCCGGTGGTGTGATGAGCGAGGTGGCCTTCAGTGAAGGACCTACTGTCGATGTGACCGTGATTCCAGTCGGCCAGACCGAGCCGGTGGTGCGAACCGTGCCAGTGGCGGAGAAGGAAAAGAGCGGATGGTTCGACCGCGGGATGGTGCGTCGATTGGAGATCGACGGCGCGGTGGAAGCCGTGGTGGCCGGTGTGACCAAGGGTGGACCGGCCGAGCGCGCGGGAATGCTTGCGGGCGACCGGGTGGTGGCGGTGAATGACCAGCCGATTGAGTACTCGTACCAAGTGACTCCATTCGTCGACGAGAGCGAAGGCAAAGAGCTGACCATTACGGTGAGCCGCAAATTGCCACAGAACGAGGGCGTGGTGTTGCAGACTTTGAAGGTGACGCCGCAGCAGCCATTGTCGCCTGAGGTGCTGACCGAGCGCTACATGCTTGGCTTGGGCTGGGGCGCTGGTGAAAGGACGATCGAGCATCCGTCGGTTGGCTCGCAGATTTCGCGTAGTGCCACGGCGATCTTCAAGATGTTCGGGGCGCTGTTGTCGCCGACCTCGGATGTGGGGGTGAAAGACATGGGCGGTCCGGTGGCGATCGGACGGGGCTTTTACGCGATGCTTTCCGATGATGGCTGGATGAAGGCGTTGGCGTTGGCTGTGTTGATCAACGTGAACCTGGCGATTCTCAATATGATGCCGCTGCCAGTGCTCGATGGTGGGCACATCGTGATGGCGATCGGCGAGTGGATCCGCAAAAAGCCGATGTCCGGCCGCGTGCTGGAAGTGGTACAAACAGGATTTGCCATTGCTCTTCTGAGTTTGATGGCCTACCTGACCATTCTCGACACCAAGTCGTTCTTTGGTGGTGGAACGAGGGAGCCGCTCGTGTTCCCTCAGCCTGAGGGAGTCGAAGAAGCTCCCTCCGAGGCAGCCGCCCAGTAA
- the gluQRS gene encoding tRNA glutamyl-Q(34) synthetase GluQRS yields the protein MSEVTRFAPSPTGWLHLGHAYAAIFAHERARRVGGRFFLRMEDIDASRVRPEYYDAVYEDLRWLGLDWDEEVTPQLQRMDAYRDALAQLDALGVLYPCFCTRREIREEIAAMPSAPHGPDGAHYPGTCRQLSADDRAARMAVTAEDLVSWRLDMAKAVDLAGELRWVDRARGEQVARPEMFGDVILARKDAGTSYHLSVVVDDAAQGVTLVTRGEDLFESTHIHRLLQQLLGLPVPEWEHHRLICDESGKRLAKRDDARSIRSLREAGMSAEDVRGKLGL from the coding sequence ATGAGTGAAGTCACACGATTTGCACCGAGTCCGACCGGGTGGTTGCACCTGGGGCACGCGTATGCGGCGATTTTCGCGCATGAGCGGGCGCGGCGTGTGGGCGGGCGGTTCTTTTTGCGGATGGAGGACATTGATGCCAGTCGCGTGCGGCCTGAATATTATGACGCGGTCTACGAGGATTTGCGGTGGCTAGGGCTGGACTGGGACGAGGAAGTGACGCCGCAGTTGCAGCGGATGGATGCGTACCGCGATGCGTTGGCGCAGCTCGATGCGTTGGGCGTGCTCTACCCGTGTTTTTGCACGCGGCGTGAGATCCGCGAGGAAATTGCGGCCATGCCGTCGGCTCCGCACGGGCCGGATGGCGCGCATTATCCTGGGACTTGTCGGCAGTTGAGTGCGGATGATAGGGCGGCGCGGATGGCGGTCACTGCTGAGGACCTGGTGTCGTGGCGGCTGGACATGGCCAAGGCGGTGGATCTGGCTGGTGAGTTGCGCTGGGTGGACCGGGCGCGTGGCGAGCAAGTGGCGCGGCCTGAGATGTTTGGCGATGTGATATTGGCGCGCAAGGATGCGGGCACGAGCTATCACTTGTCGGTGGTGGTGGACGATGCGGCGCAAGGGGTGACCCTGGTGACGCGCGGTGAGGATTTGTTTGAGTCGACGCACATCCACCGCTTGTTGCAGCAGTTGTTGGGGCTGCCGGTTCCCGAGTGGGAGCACCATCGGTTGATCTGTGACGAGTCCGGTAAACGGCTTGCGAAGCGCGATGACGCACGGTCGATCCGGTCGCTGCGCGAGGCGGGGATGAGCGCGGAGGACGTGCGTGGTAAGTTGGGGCTGTGA